From Sediminibacterium sp. TEGAF015, a single genomic window includes:
- a CDS encoding DUF502 domain-containing protein: protein MTAKAILKRLLQYFFQGLIVLAPIGITIWVVISLFNVVDNLLPSIVQNLAPDLVRKDANGDSIRMPGLGFVVVIGLVLLVGWLSSLFAVNRIVALLDTVLEKTPGIKFIYSSVKDFLEAFAGNKKKFNQPVLVNVDGEGVWRIGFITQETGTDFGLADYVTVYVPHSYAISGITYFVPKHKIKPLPNIGAADAMKFTVSGGVTDVND, encoded by the coding sequence ATGACTGCAAAAGCCATTTTAAAACGATTATTACAATACTTTTTTCAGGGTTTAATTGTACTTGCGCCTATTGGTATAACCATCTGGGTTGTAATCAGTTTGTTTAATGTGGTAGATAACTTATTGCCCAGTATTGTGCAGAATCTGGCACCGGATTTAGTTAGAAAAGATGCCAATGGTGATAGTATCCGAATGCCTGGGTTGGGTTTTGTGGTAGTAATTGGACTGGTTTTACTAGTAGGTTGGCTTTCCTCTTTGTTTGCTGTTAATCGAATCGTTGCTTTGCTAGATACTGTTTTGGAAAAAACCCCAGGAATCAAATTCATTTATTCTTCAGTGAAAGATTTTCTGGAGGCGTTTGCGGGTAATAAAAAAAAATTCAATCAGCCTGTTCTGGTAAATGTAGATGGAGAAGGTGTTTGGAGAATTGGATTTATCACTCAGGAAACCGGTACAGATTTCGGATTAGCAGATTATGTAACTGTTTATGTGCCTCATTCTTATGCTATTTCCGGTATAACTTATTTTGTGCCCAAACATAAGATTAAACCCCTTCCTAATATCGGTGCTGCTGATGCCATGAAATTTACTGTTTCTGGCGGAGTGACAGATGTAAATGACTAG
- a CDS encoding TetR/AcrR family transcriptional regulator, with product MEQRIVEKAQELFFRYGLKSITMDDIASNLGASKKTLYQYFKDKDSLVDAVVQREIEQDMHECGHIATSCDNAVHEVFKAFDMLQEMLTTMNPAIIFEMQKYHPEAYKKMNAHKNKFFVNITKENLIRGIAEGNYREDLNIDILSRFRIESVFLGFNPEIFMQGKFTLVEVEMELMEHFLYGICTPKGQKLIHKYKKQREK from the coding sequence ATGGAGCAAAGAATTGTTGAAAAAGCCCAGGAACTCTTTTTCCGCTATGGATTAAAGAGTATCACTATGGACGATATCGCATCCAACTTGGGCGCCAGTAAAAAGACGCTATACCAGTATTTCAAAGACAAGGACAGCCTGGTGGATGCTGTTGTTCAAAGGGAAATTGAGCAAGACATGCATGAGTGTGGCCATATAGCTACAAGCTGCGACAATGCAGTACATGAAGTCTTCAAAGCATTTGATATGCTGCAAGAAATGCTGACAACCATGAACCCAGCAATCATTTTTGAAATGCAGAAATATCATCCTGAAGCGTATAAAAAAATGAATGCCCACAAGAACAAATTTTTTGTGAACATCACTAAAGAAAATCTAATCAGGGGTATTGCAGAAGGGAATTACCGAGAAGATTTAAACATAGATATTCTTTCCAGATTCAGAATTGAAAGTGTATTCCTGGGTTTTAACCCAGAAATATTCATGCAGGGGAAATTCACTCTTGTAGAAGTAGAAATGGAATTAATGGAACATTTTTTATATGGCATTTGCACGCCAAAAGGGCAAAAATTAATTCATAAGTATAAAAAGCAAAGAGAAAAATAA
- a CDS encoding TolC family protein, with the protein MYKRIKMFSVLSLLMLAGATNAQKANRYEFSVQQAVAFAQKNNVQVKNALLAIQAQMQTNKEITASALPTISGSIGANHLPNVAVQTLPNFISPATYQVLVNEGVKDGNGNPIKMPNDFGFIAAQFGTKWNSTVGVSLQQLLFDGQVFIGLQARKASIDFQEAAAKVTEENIKTNIYKVYYQLVVSKTQIELLDANIKRLQKLDYDVKALYKNGFAERIDIDKIEVQLNNLSTEKIKALNSIAMGYIGLKTLMGMPAADTLVLTDTLDYNQIKEDVTSQEYNYQDRKDFQYLTSARQLNTYNVKRYELSKLPTVALGASYSKLAQRNQFNFFGKGDWFTASSIGLNISVPIFSGFAKDARIKKAKIELEQTSNQLENLKLNIDQSVEQARLKYKTAIATLDFQKNNMTLAEKVYQQTKKKYEAGTGSNTEINAADVDLKAAQTNYISALYDAIIARVDYLTATGKL; encoded by the coding sequence ATGTACAAGCGAATCAAAATGTTCAGTGTACTGAGTTTATTGATGCTGGCTGGTGCAACCAATGCACAAAAAGCCAACAGATACGAATTTAGTGTGCAACAAGCAGTGGCATTTGCACAGAAGAACAATGTGCAGGTAAAAAATGCCTTATTGGCTATTCAGGCCCAGATGCAAACTAACAAAGAAATTACAGCATCTGCTTTACCAACAATATCAGGTTCAATTGGTGCAAATCATTTACCCAATGTAGCCGTACAAACACTTCCAAACTTTATTTCTCCCGCAACCTATCAGGTGTTGGTTAATGAAGGTGTTAAAGACGGGAACGGGAACCCGATAAAAATGCCAAACGATTTTGGCTTTATTGCTGCCCAATTCGGAACGAAGTGGAATTCAACTGTTGGTGTTTCCCTGCAACAATTGCTGTTCGACGGACAGGTGTTTATTGGTTTACAGGCAAGGAAAGCTTCCATTGATTTTCAGGAAGCTGCTGCAAAAGTTACCGAGGAAAATATCAAGACGAATATTTACAAAGTATACTACCAGCTAGTAGTTAGTAAAACACAGATTGAATTGCTAGATGCCAATATCAAAAGATTGCAGAAACTAGATTATGATGTAAAAGCCTTATACAAAAATGGCTTTGCAGAAAGAATTGATATTGATAAAATAGAAGTACAACTAAACAACTTAAGCACCGAAAAAATCAAAGCATTGAATAGCATTGCTATGGGCTATATTGGACTTAAGACATTGATGGGAATGCCTGCTGCAGATACCCTGGTACTAACGGATACACTTGATTACAATCAAATCAAAGAAGATGTAACAAGCCAGGAGTACAACTACCAGGATCGTAAAGACTTTCAATACCTTACTTCGGCCAGACAATTAAATACTTACAATGTAAAAAGGTATGAGCTGAGCAAACTACCAACAGTTGCACTGGGAGCTTCCTATAGTAAGTTGGCACAAAGAAATCAATTTAACTTTTTTGGAAAAGGTGATTGGTTTACCGCATCCTCCATTGGATTAAATATCTCTGTCCCCATTTTTAGTGGATTCGCCAAAGATGCCAGAATTAAAAAAGCCAAGATTGAATTGGAACAAACCAGCAATCAATTAGAAAATCTGAAGTTAAATATTGATCAGTCGGTTGAGCAGGCTAGACTGAAATACAAAACCGCCATTGCCACTTTAGATTTTCAGAAAAACAATATGACGCTGGCAGAAAAAGTATATCAGCAAACCAAGAAGAAATACGAAGCAGGTACAGGATCAAATACAGAGATTAATGCTGCTGATGTAGACTTAAAAGCTGCACAAACCAACTATATCTCTGCATTGTATGACGCTATCATTGCACGAGTAGATTATTTAACCGCAACCGGAAAACTATAA
- a CDS encoding efflux RND transporter periplasmic adaptor subunit, whose amino-acid sequence MRKSIFILPVTAAIMVISSCGNKNTEGNDLASKKAALEKLKSEQNKIADQITALQNEINQLDTASAGATAKLIDITPVGKSNFVHYIDLQGNITSDNISYVSPRMGGGQVKAIYVKRGDLVTKGQQLIKLDDAVIRQSVIAAQKSIETLKSQLNFAKDLYNRQNNLWKEGIGTEVQLISAKNNVQSLERQLAAAEEQVKVTEEQLRATNIVADVSGIVDELNVRVGEIFVGLAGVTPQIKIVNTQNMKVVTRVPENYSNRIKAGSVTIISLPDLNKEIKANVSTASRSIDANTRSFDVEIKIPYDANIRPNQLAQVKFQDYEAPNAIAINVNTVQTEEKGKYVYVAVQEGKKMVARKKMITVGEFYGSLIEVKSGLNEQDLLITEGYQNIYDGQAVKVLRK is encoded by the coding sequence ATGAGAAAATCAATATTTATACTACCTGTTACTGCTGCCATCATGGTTATCAGCAGCTGTGGTAATAAAAATACAGAAGGCAATGATTTGGCTTCAAAAAAAGCAGCCCTGGAAAAACTAAAGTCTGAGCAGAATAAAATAGCAGATCAGATTACTGCACTTCAAAATGAAATCAATCAGTTGGATACTGCTTCAGCAGGTGCAACCGCCAAGTTGATTGATATTACCCCTGTTGGAAAATCAAACTTTGTTCATTACATAGACTTACAGGGAAATATTACATCAGACAATATCTCTTATGTATCACCAAGAATGGGCGGAGGACAAGTAAAAGCCATTTATGTAAAAAGAGGCGATTTGGTTACCAAAGGGCAACAGTTAATTAAACTGGACGATGCTGTTATAAGACAATCAGTTATTGCAGCACAAAAATCAATTGAAACGCTTAAGAGTCAGTTGAACTTTGCAAAAGACTTATACAATAGACAGAATAATCTTTGGAAAGAAGGTATTGGAACAGAAGTACAGTTAATATCTGCTAAAAACAATGTTCAGTCATTAGAAAGACAATTGGCAGCTGCAGAAGAACAGGTAAAAGTAACCGAAGAGCAGTTACGCGCAACCAATATCGTAGCTGATGTGAGCGGAATAGTAGATGAATTGAATGTGAGAGTAGGTGAAATTTTTGTTGGTTTGGCAGGTGTTACCCCTCAGATTAAAATTGTGAATACACAAAACATGAAGGTAGTAACCCGTGTTCCTGAAAACTATAGCAATCGTATTAAAGCGGGTTCAGTTACCATCATCAGCTTGCCTGACTTAAATAAAGAAATCAAGGCAAATGTTTCAACCGCCAGCAGAAGTATTGACGCCAATACAAGAAGCTTTGATGTTGAAATTAAAATTCCTTATGATGCTAATATCAGACCTAATCAATTAGCACAGGTTAAGTTTCAGGACTATGAAGCCCCCAATGCTATTGCAATCAATGTAAACACTGTACAAACCGAAGAAAAAGGAAAGTATGTATATGTAGCAGTTCAGGAAGGAAAGAAAATGGTAGCCAGAAAGAAAATGATTACTGTAGGTGAATTCTATGGCAGCTTAATTGAAGTAAAATCTGGATTGAACGAACAGGATTTGTTGATTACCGAAGGATACCAGAATATTTATGACGGACAGGCTGTTAAGGTTTTAAGAAAATAA
- a CDS encoding efflux RND transporter permease subunit yields the protein MNFIEGVAKKFKEFKPTSWAIDNRTAVYVITILISLYGLNKFTTLPKEQFPDIVVPTISITTVYFGNSPKDIENLVTRPIEKQLKGISGAKVNKIQSTSQQDYSLIVVEFDTDIKPEIAKIKVKDAVDKAQTDLPNDLTSLPNVQEFSISDQPIMFVNLSGDFDGVKLKEYADKLQDRFEELKEVNRAEIVGAPEREIQINIDPAKLAAAKLTFRDIESAVNLENKDISGGLVEVGTMKRNIKIKGQFRTAFDMQHIQVKNVNGAPIYLQDVAQIIDTVKETESYARLDGKNVITINIVKRAGENLINTADGINNIVAEMQKSDELPKNLKVVITGDQSKGTKTSFNELVNTIIIGFILVLVILMFFMGVTNAFFVALSVPLSVFVSFMFLPLGEFIAGGAITLNFIVLFALLFGLGIIVDDAIVVIENTHRIYQNGKVKIVRSAKEAAGEVFIPVLAGTATTLAPFFPLLLWKGIIGKFMIYLPIMLILTLAASLVVAFFINPVFAVSFMKPEGREYESPKNAIFKQWWFWGSIILGVLFNLVGWHGFGNFLIFMALLVILERYVLRGIIHFFQEKALPGLMNRYEKLLKYILVRKRPVYLLIGLFILFPISLFLLILRNNPKPFFPSGDPKFVYVYLKMPIGTKAQTTDSVLRILEGRVYKILGTDQPGKEGSIVESVISNVAVGANNPRDNNRSTQSHLGRIQVSFVEFEKRHGKSSAPFQDEIRNQMVGIPGATIEVRQEDAGPPTEPPVNIEVSGDNFDAMSKTAIQLLNHLDTNRVEGMQSLGMDVDLNNPEITVKIDRQRALAEGVSTAQIGSELRTAVFGKEVSKLKDDEDEYKIQLRFDSKSRNNIDELMNMRIVFRDFTSGAIKQIPLSSVATVEYTNTAGGVKRKNLKRTIQIQSAVTDPSLTPEINKALAKKIEEFKTKTQIPADITIKQTGEGAQQAETSAFLGTALLSALLIIFLILVLQFNSLSKPFIVLTEIFFSIIGVFLGYALTGMSMATIMVGVGIIGLAGIVIKNGILLIEFTDELRGRGYKTRAAAIEAGKIRIIPVLLTALATMMGMFPLAIGFNIDFVSMFTHLDPKIFIGGDSVVFWGPLAWTIIFGLVFSFFLTLIMVPSMYLISERLRRPMERFYGTKYVALFGFTGPLFFIFVGIMFAVKKLQGKKVWMGEQKINLVKN from the coding sequence ATGAATTTCATAGAAGGCGTTGCCAAAAAATTCAAAGAATTTAAACCTACCAGCTGGGCGATAGACAATCGTACAGCCGTGTATGTAATCACAATTTTGATTTCTTTGTATGGACTTAACAAGTTCACTACACTACCCAAAGAGCAGTTTCCTGATATTGTGGTACCTACCATTTCTATCACTACTGTTTATTTTGGTAATTCACCCAAAGACATCGAAAACCTGGTTACCCGACCCATTGAAAAACAATTAAAGGGAATCAGCGGAGCCAAAGTCAATAAAATTCAATCTACTTCTCAGCAAGACTATAGTTTGATTGTAGTAGAATTTGATACAGACATTAAACCTGAAATTGCTAAGATAAAGGTAAAAGATGCAGTAGATAAGGCGCAAACCGATTTACCAAATGACCTGACTTCTTTACCTAACGTACAAGAGTTTTCAATCAGTGATCAGCCTATCATGTTTGTTAACCTGAGCGGAGATTTTGACGGAGTAAAACTGAAGGAGTACGCAGATAAATTACAGGATCGTTTTGAGGAATTAAAAGAAGTGAATCGTGCAGAAATTGTAGGTGCACCAGAAAGAGAAATTCAAATCAATATTGATCCCGCAAAACTGGCTGCTGCAAAATTAACTTTCAGAGATATTGAATCTGCGGTTAACCTAGAGAACAAGGATATCAGTGGTGGTTTGGTAGAAGTGGGTACCATGAAGCGCAATATCAAAATAAAAGGACAGTTCAGAACTGCCTTTGATATGCAGCATATACAGGTGAAGAATGTAAACGGAGCTCCTATTTATTTACAGGACGTTGCACAAATCATTGACACGGTTAAAGAAACAGAGAGTTATGCACGTTTGGACGGCAAAAATGTAATTACAATTAACATTGTAAAAAGAGCAGGCGAAAACCTGATTAATACAGCTGATGGTATTAATAATATAGTAGCCGAAATGCAGAAAAGCGATGAGCTACCAAAGAATCTGAAAGTAGTAATTACCGGAGACCAGAGTAAGGGTACTAAAACATCTTTTAATGAACTGGTAAATACCATCATTATCGGATTTATACTAGTATTGGTTATTCTGATGTTTTTCATGGGGGTTACCAACGCATTCTTTGTTGCATTAAGTGTGCCGCTTTCCGTTTTCGTTTCCTTTATGTTCCTGCCACTTGGTGAATTCATTGCAGGTGGTGCCATTACCTTAAACTTCATCGTACTTTTTGCCTTACTGTTTGGCCTGGGTATCATTGTGGATGACGCGATTGTGGTAATTGAGAATACACATAGAATTTATCAGAATGGAAAAGTAAAAATTGTAAGATCAGCTAAAGAAGCTGCAGGAGAGGTATTTATTCCTGTACTAGCAGGTACTGCAACCACACTAGCGCCATTCTTCCCATTGCTTTTATGGAAGGGAATTATTGGTAAGTTCATGATTTACCTGCCCATCATGCTGATATTAACATTGGCCGCATCATTGGTAGTTGCTTTCTTCATCAACCCTGTTTTTGCAGTAAGCTTCATGAAGCCAGAAGGCAGAGAATATGAATCTCCCAAGAATGCCATCTTTAAACAATGGTGGTTCTGGGGAAGCATCATACTGGGTGTTTTGTTTAATCTGGTTGGATGGCATGGATTCGGAAACTTCCTGATTTTCATGGCACTACTGGTAATATTGGAGAGATATGTATTAAGGGGCATCATTCACTTCTTCCAGGAAAAAGCATTGCCTGGTTTAATGAACAGATACGAAAAACTCTTAAAGTACATTTTAGTTAGAAAAAGACCTGTTTATCTTTTAATTGGATTATTCATTCTTTTCCCAATCTCTCTGTTCTTATTAATCCTTAGAAACAACCCTAAACCATTCTTCCCTAGTGGAGATCCTAAATTTGTTTATGTGTATTTAAAAATGCCAATTGGTACGAAAGCACAAACAACAGATTCGGTACTAAGAATTCTTGAGGGTCGAGTATATAAAATTTTAGGAACTGATCAACCTGGTAAAGAAGGAAGTATTGTAGAAAGTGTTATTTCAAACGTTGCAGTTGGAGCAAACAATCCAAGAGACAATAACAGAAGTACCCAATCTCATCTAGGTAGAATTCAGGTTTCCTTTGTAGAGTTCGAAAAACGCCACGGTAAAAGCTCTGCTCCATTCCAGGATGAAATCAGAAATCAAATGGTAGGTATTCCTGGCGCTACAATAGAAGTAAGACAAGAGGACGCAGGTCCGCCAACAGAGCCGCCTGTTAACATTGAAGTGAGTGGAGACAATTTTGATGCAATGTCTAAAACAGCCATTCAATTGTTAAATCACTTAGACACCAACCGTGTAGAAGGTATGCAGAGTCTCGGAATGGATGTAGATTTAAACAATCCTGAAATTACCGTAAAGATAGACAGACAAAGAGCATTGGCAGAAGGCGTAAGTACTGCACAGATAGGCTCTGAATTAAGAACAGCCGTGTTTGGTAAAGAAGTGAGCAAATTGAAAGATGATGAAGACGAATATAAAATTCAGCTTCGTTTCGATTCAAAGTCACGTAACAACATAGATGAGTTGATGAATATGCGAATTGTATTCAGAGACTTTACTTCAGGTGCAATTAAACAAATACCATTGAGCAGTGTGGCTACTGTTGAATATACCAACACAGCTGGTGGTGTAAAAAGAAAGAACCTGAAAAGAACCATCCAGATTCAATCGGCGGTTACTGATCCAAGTTTAACACCTGAAATCAACAAGGCATTAGCCAAGAAGATTGAAGAGTTTAAAACTAAAACTCAAATCCCTGCAGACATTACCATTAAACAAACCGGTGAAGGAGCTCAGCAAGCAGAAACCAGTGCCTTCTTAGGAACAGCTTTATTGAGTGCATTACTGATTATTTTCTTAATCCTGGTATTACAATTCAATAGTTTAAGTAAACCTTTCATTGTATTAACAGAAATATTCTTCTCCATTATTGGGGTATTCCTGGGTTATGCTTTAACAGGCATGAGTATGGCAACCATTATGGTGGGTGTTGGAATCATTGGATTAGCTGGTATCGTAATTAAAAACGGTATCCTTTTAATTGAATTTACAGATGAATTAAGAGGAAGAGGGTATAAAACCAGAGCAGCTGCTATTGAGGCAGGAAAAATCAGAATCATTCCGGTATTGTTGACCGCATTGGCAACCATGATGGGTATGTTCCCACTAGCTATTGGATTTAACATTGACTTCGTTTCCATGTTTACCCATCTAGATCCAAAGATTTTTATTGGAGGAGACTCGGTAGTATTCTGGGGACCATTGGCCTGGACCATTATTTTCGGATTGGTGTTTTCTTTCTTCTTAACCTTAATTATGGTACCAAGTATGTACTTGATTTCAGAAAGATTAAGAAGACCCATGGAAAGATTCTATGGCACTAAGTATGTAGCTTTATTTGGATTCACAGGACCACTATTCTTCATTTTTGTTGGAATCATGTTCGCTGTAAAAAAATTACAAGGCAAAAAAGTGTGGATGGGAGAACAAAAAATTAATTTAGTAAAAAATTAA
- a CDS encoding TIGR00266 family protein: MQNHEIDYRIFGEEMQFVEVELDYNETAIAEPGAFMMMDDGVIMETMFGDGSQQNNSIFGKLLNAGKRMLTGESLFMTAFTNVNHGKRRVSFASPYPGKIIPLDLSQYNNRIICQKDSFLCAAKGVSVGIEFQRKLGTGLFGGEGFIMQKLEGDGMSFLHAGGHVFKRDLHPSETLKIDTGCIVGFTSSVNYDIQFVGGIKNTIFGGEGLFFATLTGPGTVWIQTLPISRLAGRILQYGVGPRKEEGSILGGLGNLLDGDGRW, encoded by the coding sequence ATGCAGAATCACGAAATAGACTATCGCATTTTTGGAGAAGAAATGCAGTTCGTTGAAGTTGAATTAGATTATAACGAAACTGCTATTGCAGAACCTGGTGCATTTATGATGATGGACGATGGAGTCATCATGGAAACCATGTTCGGCGATGGTTCACAACAAAACAACAGCATTTTTGGAAAGCTATTGAATGCGGGTAAAAGAATGTTAACCGGAGAGAGTTTATTTATGACCGCATTTACCAATGTGAATCATGGCAAACGCAGGGTAAGTTTTGCTTCACCCTATCCTGGAAAAATAATTCCGTTGGATTTATCTCAGTACAACAATCGAATCATTTGTCAGAAAGATAGTTTTCTATGTGCAGCCAAAGGCGTAAGTGTAGGCATTGAATTTCAACGCAAGCTAGGAACAGGCTTGTTTGGCGGAGAAGGATTCATTATGCAAAAACTGGAAGGCGATGGCATGAGTTTCTTGCATGCAGGAGGCCATGTGTTCAAAAGAGACTTGCATCCTAGCGAAACCTTGAAGATTGATACTGGTTGTATTGTAGGTTTTACGTCTAGTGTAAACTACGATATTCAATTTGTTGGGGGGATTAAGAACACCATTTTTGGAGGCGAAGGATTGTTCTTTGCCACGCTAACTGGACCTGGTACCGTTTGGATTCAAACCTTGCCTATCAGCAGATTGGCTGGAAGAATTTTACAGTACGGTGTAGGACCAAGAAAAGAAGAAGGAAGTATTTTAGGAGGATTAGGTAATTTATTAGATGGCGATGGAAGATGGTAA
- a CDS encoding response regulator transcription factor — MSKQESIIRIFLADHQEIFLDGLKQFFSSFENIEVVGESNTDIDLIVTIAQTRPDLVLLDAMLPHTQLSSVVQSIQQIGNNSKVFILYGQYADELLLSLLSAGVHGIASKYISKSELEKAIFQVLNSQSFYCAFTSKKLQHLIQSNRYYPHTKSSQIHFSEKEKVILQCIAAECTSKEIADQLSMSVRTVESYRKSMQEKTGSKNSAGLVLYAIKNGLIPIEKS, encoded by the coding sequence ATGAGCAAGCAAGAGTCCATTATCCGAATATTTTTAGCCGATCACCAAGAAATATTTCTCGATGGACTCAAACAATTTTTCTCAAGCTTCGAAAATATAGAAGTTGTAGGCGAGAGCAATACAGATATTGATCTCATTGTTACTATTGCCCAAACCCGGCCCGATTTGGTTTTACTGGATGCAATGCTTCCGCATACGCAGCTATCTTCAGTGGTACAGTCTATTCAACAGATTGGTAATAATAGTAAGGTTTTCATTCTGTATGGTCAGTATGCTGATGAGCTTTTATTGAGTTTGTTGTCTGCAGGTGTTCATGGTATTGCAAGTAAGTATATTTCTAAAAGCGAACTAGAAAAAGCTATTTTTCAAGTTTTAAATAGCCAATCCTTTTATTGTGCTTTTACTTCTAAAAAATTGCAGCATTTAATTCAAAGCAATCGTTATTATCCTCATACCAAATCCTCTCAAATCCATTTTTCCGAAAAAGAGAAAGTGATTTTGCAGTGTATTGCTGCTGAATGCACGAGTAAGGAGATAGCTGATCAACTTTCCATGAGTGTAAGAACTGTGGAATCTTACCGAAAATCCATGCAAGAAAAAACCGGCTCGAAAAATTCGGCCGGCTTAGTTCTGTATGCTATAAAAAATGGGCTTATCCCTATTGAGAAAAGCTAA
- a CDS encoding helix-turn-helix domain-containing protein, whose protein sequence is MKNSRKNIHRGQLLRTQVELKGISITKLAAKAGFSRSSYYNHIDDPALPLDILVEYGKILGVNFIELVEGFIETQSSELQVNYWDTSEPETLEESKRQTIFWKNKYMELSEKYQVLLELQFKQK, encoded by the coding sequence TTGAAAAACAGTAGAAAAAATATTCATCGTGGGCAGTTGCTTAGAACCCAGGTTGAACTAAAAGGTATTTCCATTACCAAACTAGCTGCGAAAGCTGGATTTAGCAGGTCCTCATATTACAATCATATTGATGACCCGGCTTTACCGCTGGATATATTAGTAGAATACGGGAAAATCTTGGGGGTCAATTTCATAGAATTAGTAGAAGGTTTTATAGAAACACAATCAAGTGAACTTCAGGTGAACTATTGGGATACAAGTGAACCAGAAACGCTGGAAGAATCTAAACGGCAAACAATTTTCTGGAAAAATAAATATATGGAGTTGTCCGAAAAATACCAAGTCTTATTGGAATTGCAATTCAAACAGAAATGA
- a CDS encoding methionine aminotransferase produces the protein MSVAIQSKLPQVGTTIFTVMSQLANEAGAVNLGQGFPDFPMSVELTSLVSKAMQDGFNQYTHMNGYPPLVKALAAKANKLYNASIDPAASITITPGGTYAIYTALTTVLQPGDEVIVFEPAYDCYIPTIELNKAIAVPIQLQYPNYGIPWEEVKSKITSRTRMIMINSPHNPTGAVLSAEDMQILSGIVEGTNIIILSDEVYEHLIFDGIEHQSILKYPHLFERSFVCFSFGKTYHCTGWKLGYCMAPEQLMKEFRKVHQFNCFTCPTPPQVALATYIENEEAYLSLGAAMQTKRDYFRVLMRDTPFTCIPSQGSYFECYSYASFSQLSDKELAIKLTKEFGVATIPVSAFYQNGQDNKVLRFCFAKSEATLEKAVQGLRRL, from the coding sequence GTGTCTGTTGCTATTCAATCTAAATTACCTCAGGTAGGTACTACTATTTTTACTGTAATGAGTCAGCTGGCCAATGAGGCTGGTGCTGTGAATTTGGGTCAGGGCTTTCCTGATTTCCCTATGAGTGTTGAATTAACCAGTTTGGTGAGCAAAGCCATGCAAGATGGATTTAATCAGTACACCCATATGAATGGGTACCCTCCTTTGGTAAAAGCTTTGGCGGCAAAAGCCAATAAACTATACAATGCTTCTATAGATCCTGCTGCATCCATTACAATTACGCCCGGAGGTACCTATGCCATTTATACAGCGCTGACAACCGTATTGCAACCAGGTGATGAAGTAATCGTTTTTGAACCTGCTTATGATTGTTACATTCCTACCATTGAATTGAACAAAGCCATTGCTGTACCCATTCAATTGCAATATCCCAATTATGGTATTCCTTGGGAAGAAGTGAAAAGTAAAATCACCTCCCGCACGCGCATGATTATGATTAACTCGCCCCATAACCCAACCGGGGCAGTGCTTTCAGCGGAGGACATGCAAATATTATCTGGCATTGTGGAAGGAACAAATATTATTATACTTAGCGATGAAGTATATGAACATTTAATTTTTGATGGGATTGAACACCAAAGTATTTTAAAATACCCGCACTTATTCGAGCGCAGTTTTGTTTGCTTTTCCTTTGGCAAAACCTATCATTGTACAGGGTGGAAACTGGGTTATTGTATGGCTCCTGAGCAGCTGATGAAGGAATTCAGAAAAGTGCATCAGTTCAATTGTTTTACCTGTCCCACTCCGCCGCAGGTGGCATTGGCTACTTATATTGAAAATGAAGAAGCGTATTTATCTCTTGGTGCTGCCATGCAAACAAAACGTGATTACTTCAGGGTTTTAATGCGTGATACACCATTCACCTGTATTCCTTCGCAGGGTAGTTATTTTGAATGTTATAGTTATGCCAGTTTCAGTCAGTTATCCGATAAAGAGTTGGCCATTAAACTTACCAAGGAGTTTGGTGTAGCTACCATACCTGTATCTGCTTTTTATCAGAATGGACAAGACAATAAAGTACTCCGTTTCTGTTTTGCTAAATCAGAAGCTACTCTAGAAAAGGCTGTGCAAGGGTTGAGAAGGCTTTAA